The following proteins come from a genomic window of Dreissena polymorpha isolate Duluth1 chromosome 1, UMN_Dpol_1.0, whole genome shotgun sequence:
- the LOC127837866 gene encoding MORN repeat-containing protein 3-like gives MPMLKEPKAKQPLWKENDYKAQKKGIRHTVYSVNGDQYTGEWLNNLKDGKGTYKWKETGAIYDGDWKKGNRNGFGTYSRPDPRKKGQFVKEYSGGWKNDMRHGYGTNFYNDEEYYEGELYADKRSGWGRMYFKDGTIYEGEWYDDQRNGQGMLRLPNENRYEGSWRNDKKNGPGKFYYLTHGQLYEGVWVDDIAKCGTMKDFDRKNAPAPTQYPIPKVELASMETVLQESEEQFLHDQE, from the exons ATGCCGATGCTTAAGGAACCAAAGGCGAAACAGCCTTTGTGGAAAGAAAACGACTACAAGGCTCAAAAGAAAGGAATTCGACATACAGTTTATTCTGTAAATGGAGACCAATACACAGGGGAAtggttaaataatttaaaagacG GTAAAGGTACATATAAATGGAAGGAAACTGGTGCAATATATGACGGTGACTGGAAAAAAGGCAATAGAAATGGATTTGGCACATACAGCAGACCAGACCCAAGAAAGAAAGGACAGTTTGTGAAAGAATATTCTGGAGGATGGAAAAATGACATGAGACAT GGCTATGGAACCAATTTCTATAACGATGAAGAGTATTATGAAGGCGAGTTGTATGCTGACAAAagaagtggctggggacgaatgtaCTTTAAAGACGGAACTATTTATGAGGGGGAATGGTACGATGACCAGCGGAATGGGCAAGGAATGTTGAGATTAC CAAATGAGAACAGATATGAAGGTTCCTGGCGCAATGACAAAAAGAATGGTCCAGGAAAATTCTACTATTTGACCCATGGACAGCTCTATGAGGGTGTATGGGTCGACGATATTGCAAAATGTGGCACTATGAAAGACTTTGACAGAAAAAATGCCCCGGCACCAACTCAGTACCCTATTCCAAAG GTGGAATTAGCTAGTATGGAAACAGTGTTACAAGAATCGGAAGAACAATTCCTTCATGATCaagaataa